Genomic DNA from Deltaproteobacteria bacterium:
TCTCTTAGCTGATTAAAAGCTTGCTGGGCTGCTTCCATTTTCGTACGAAAATCAGCAACTAATGCGGTTTTTTCTTGTTCAGATTTATTTAGACGATTATTTGAAGTTGTAATTGCATTGGCTAATTCTGATTCGAACGCCGCTTTTTGTGCCTCAACCGCAGAGAGACGTTTATTTAAATTCTCCATCTCTGTGCGATCGCGCTGGGCTGTTTGCGCTGCTAATTTTTTAATCTGATTATAACGATTTATTGCAGTTTCACGTTCTTTTTCTTTTGCAGTGACAAGTTGGTCTACAGCTTCGTATTGTTGCTGCATTGCGCCCCAAACGTATCCAACTCGAGCTAAATCTCGTTCAAGTTCAAAAACAGATTGACGCAAGGTGGCGATCTTTTTGTCGGGTCCAGCAAGATCTTTACGTGGTGGTGGCGGAGGTGGTGCACGAAAGTCCACTTCACGTACTTGAGTAAAAACTCTTTGAATGAATTCACGATCTTGATCGGTAATGGGGGTTAATATCGGACCACCAACATTTAAACTACGTTTTGGTGGTGGCGTAGGAGGAGCTGTTATCGATTTCTCTTCTTCTTCGATCGACTCTATTAGCTCAGGATCATTAATAGTTTCTTCTTCGAGACCCATAGCTTCAGAACTAACATCGGATACTTCTGTTTCTAATGCTACAAGTGGCTGGTCATTCTGTTCATCGACCGACATCCGAAGGTCTCCATCAATAAAAGTAACAAATCCTAATATTTTCTAATGTTAAAATTAATTTTTAAACGATTTTTATGTTCATAGCCATGTCCTACTGTCAAATACTGTTAAACTAACTTAAACATTTATCTAGCATTAGTACTACTATTTCTGCTTTTGTTATATTGTGAATCATAATTTTGACATACACTTCGCTTTTCCTGACGAAACATTGGTATATAATTGCCAATTATGTGATCAGCGTTGTTGTAAGACTGGATTTATACAAGTCTTTTCGCATGAACGCGAGCGTTTACTCAGCATTGCACCAGCATTAGAATTGGTCGCGCCTGCTATTACTAATCCAATTGGCCTATTTGCTTCCCCACCTTCAGGATGTTGGTTTTTAAAAAATAACCTTTGCACTTTAACAACTTCACATGGCGGTGCTTTAAGACCCTCTGCTTGCACTCTTTTTCCTATCAATCGTTTTGCTGCACATGGAAATACCTTAATAATTGCTCCTGATCCGCTATGTCCTATGCAATGCCATCCGAGCGAGGGCATCAGTTTTACTGAGGTTGTCGAACTATTAAATAAATTAGGTGTAGCTGGAGCAAATCCAACACCAGTACGGGTAAATGACCCCCCTGATTCTTTGGCTTTAGAACGTATGCTTCGCGATGCAGCATCATCAGTAATCGATGAACCATCGCCTATACCCTACTTAGCGCTTGGTGAGTTAGCCACGCATACATTTTGCCAAGGTGGTTTAGAGGAATTAACATTTATCGACCTTAAAAACGTTGACGCGAGTGTTACCGCGCTACAACATCGATTAGCACAGCAGGCAATTATTTTAAGTATTCCCATCCCTAATCCTGCTGCTTGGTCTATTACCGCTCCATTGTTAATCTCATATATTCCCAGCTTGCGTCTTTTTGATTTTGAAAAGATTCCATTGGCAGTATTAGCACGCGCAATTTCAACCCTTGCGTTATTAGTGGCTCATTGGTGCAATCTACGCCCATTACAAAAACCACTGCCCCAAACACTTAACCAAATGGCTAATACTATGGGCCCATTATGCTACCTGATGGCTTCATGGGATGAACCGTGGAATGGACCACAAATACAAGATTTAGATCTTTGTCCTCAAGATCCTATCAGTCACGTAGAGGCAAAATTAGAAAAACGACCTATAGAACGATTAAAACAATTATGGATGTTGGCTCGTCTTTTAAACACTTGAGGTAACATTGTGGGTAATTCTTACAATTGCGAACAAGTATATTTCGCTTTTAAATCAGGCTCACTTAAATATGATTGTAATTTATGTGGTAAATGCTGCAGCAATATAAACATTATAGATACACCTTCACATTTTATTTCATCTCCATCATTGCAAAATATTCAAGCGTTTTTGGCGACTTCTCATCAATCTGACCCATTATTGTCGTTTTATAACTTTGCTGATGGTTGCCGATTTTATAAAAATGGCTGTGAATTACATTTTAAACAAAGCAAATTAGCTAAGCCATTGGTTTGCCAGCTTTTTCCATTTTCACGTTTGATTGATATCGACGGTCTATTATCACTATTGCCGCATCAGCGCTGTCCTTGGCATGCAAGTGGTGATAGTCCTTCTGAACAATCTGATTATACACAATTATACGATATTTTAGCTGAATTACTTAGTGCTGGTATGCAGCCCATAAAAATTGAATCGCATACTTTTATGCCTAGTAATACTAGACGTAAAATTGAAGAAAAAATTCTCCAGAGTTTGCCTGATACTACTGAAAATGTTAGTGAAATTTTATTTCATATAGCCAATAAGCAAGCAGAAATTAGTGGCCCTATAATAACTGCACCTGATTTAGATTTATGGCTTGACCTATTGCGTAGCGCTGGTAGCCCTCCTCCATTAAATATATACGATCAAAATTTGTTACTAGCTAGTATTCCTTCACTACGCATTTTGCTTTCTGAGAATCTACCATTTAAAGCTATCCCTACAGCGCTATCTGCATTTGAATTATGGCTACGTACTTTAGCTGAACTGGGCAATTTAAATTTGTCAGGCGAAAATTTAATGCATCTATTTGAAATGAGTCGCCCTCTATTAAAAATATTAACTTATGCTGGATTGCCGGTACCATGGGGACAAGTACACTTTCCTCCTATCTTAATGCAAATTCGTCAAATAGTGCGCGCCTCTGACGATTTATCGCTTGGTGAATTATTATTACTATATTTACGCCATGATAAATATGGGGCAGTAAGCATATTAGCGCAATTAGGCGCGGCATTTCCTGCCTTATAAAATACAATGCTACCTAATATCTTCAACAAACTTATTGTTTTTAACGGTAAAAACCGTGGTTTGTCCGCCAAGCCGTTCACCAGTATTTCTAAAACGGATGGGACCAGTTAAACCTGAGTATAAAACGTTTTGTCCATTTTTAATTGCACTAAGAGCAACAGAAAAATCATTCCACTCTACTTGGATACCATCACGTGAAGCATTGCCAATATTAAGTATGTTTTGAGTTAATGTTGCTCGATCAATATTACCATCACCAGTATGTAATGCCTGCTCAAGCGCGATCATTAAAACCGCTGCTGTATCATAAACAAAATAAGTTTCTTCAAAAGGTTTATCTCCCCAAGCGTTTTCAAATTGCTTGACAAAACATTTCTCAGGTTGATCTTCACGACAAACTTGCGCAAGATATGGAATATACAACGATAAGCCAGTCGCACCTTCTAATGCACCACTTGGGGTGTTTAAAAATAAAACTTCAGACTTAAGTCGAGGTGTAAAAAACCAATTTGGTACAACCGAAGATACTGCCATAACTTCAGAGATAAGTTCTGCAGCAGGCAATATATTAGTCGCAAGTAATACACCATCAATATTATTATTTGCCTGGGTGTTTGCAATATCTTGAGCTGCAACAGTTTGTATCGAGAACTCATTTACAATCTCCCCACCTTTTTCAAGCAGCTTATCTTTAAAACCTTTTACTAGTTCAAAGTCATATATATTATTATCACTAACAATAAGAACATGTAATTGTTCTCTATCGACTAATAAGTTAGCCATATTTTCGCCAATTAGCGCAGGCGTAGTAGAACCAAAAATATTACCCGGTGACATACGACACCATGGTTTTTCAATAGTAGCATGATCGCCGATAGTGGCTAATGCTGAAAACAATAAAATATCAGCTTCAAAAAGAGGCTGTGCAACAGCTTCTACAAGTTCATCATTACTCGGTCCAATAACTGCAACTACGCCTTCATTAATCAGTTCTAAAGTTTCACGTCGTGCTATTTTGGGATCAGCCTGTGAATCACGAAAGATAAAATGAAATGAATGATCACCATCTTGTGCTTCATCCATTAACTTAGCCGCAAGAAGAATACCTCGCTCGTGGTTAAAACCATCTGCAGCTGCTACCCCTGTGTAATCGATTAACACGCCGATAGCTGGGCCATTTTTAGTTGAATCAGAGCTGCAACCAATAGTGATTAATAGCCAGCAAGTTAAGAAAACCCATACAAGATGCTTACTATAATTTTTACTTTTAGCATCTAAAAAGCGCATGGTTTTAAAATCCTTGATCCAATGTGAGAAAAATGCTGCGCTTAGAACGAGGTAAATCGAAGCCAGCAAAACCAGGATCTGCAACACGACTGTTAAACACATTGGCCGCACGCACGATAATATTAGTAGAAAAATCCGAGAATAAATGGAGATCAACTAATGATGCTACTAAATCAACCTCAGCAAAAGGTGCTAATTCATAACCTTTATGGTTTTTAAATACATTGTTGTCGGAGGCTAAACGAGAACCAGACCAAAGTAGAATTGCACCAAATTGTATATTAACTGCATCGCTAAGTGCAAGACGTTGTTGCAGCGAAGAGCGTACTATAATACGTGGATAGACGCTTAGTTTGTCACTAAGAAGCTGACTTAGATAGCCAGAATCTCCATTATCACGTTTACCCAACTGCATCTCAGCGCTAAGTGAGCCTCGCAAGCCCATTGGCAAA
This window encodes:
- a CDS encoding YkgJ family cysteine cluster protein, with product MGNSYNCEQVYFAFKSGSLKYDCNLCGKCCSNINIIDTPSHFISSPSLQNIQAFLATSHQSDPLLSFYNFADGCRFYKNGCELHFKQSKLAKPLVCQLFPFSRLIDIDGLLSLLPHQRCPWHASGDSPSEQSDYTQLYDILAELLSAGMQPIKIESHTFMPSNTRRKIEEKILQSLPDTTENVSEILFHIANKQAEISGPIITAPDLDLWLDLLRSAGSPPPLNIYDQNLLLASIPSLRILLSENLPFKAIPTALSAFELWLRTLAELGNLNLSGENLMHLFEMSRPLLKILTYAGLPVPWGQVHFPPILMQIRQIVRASDDLSLGELLLLYLRHDKYGAVSILAQLGAAFPAL
- a CDS encoding amino acid ABC transporter substrate-binding protein, which translates into the protein MRFLDAKSKNYSKHLVWVFLTCWLLITIGCSSDSTKNGPAIGVLIDYTGVAAADGFNHERGILLAAKLMDEAQDGDHSFHFIFRDSQADPKIARRETLELINEGVVAVIGPSNDELVEAVAQPLFEADILLFSALATIGDHATIEKPWCRMSPGNIFGSTTPALIGENMANLLVDREQLHVLIVSDNNIYDFELVKGFKDKLLEKGGEIVNEFSIQTVAAQDIANTQANNNIDGVLLATNILPAAELISEVMAVSSVVPNWFFTPRLKSEVLFLNTPSGALEGATGLSLYIPYLAQVCREDQPEKCFVKQFENAWGDKPFEETYFVYDTAAVLMIALEQALHTGDGNIDRATLTQNILNIGNASRDGIQVEWNDFSVALSAIKNGQNVLYSGLTGPIRFRNTGERLGGQTTVFTVKNNKFVEDIR